From one Lolium rigidum isolate FL_2022 chromosome 4, APGP_CSIRO_Lrig_0.1, whole genome shotgun sequence genomic stretch:
- the LOC124708870 gene encoding uncharacterized protein LOC124708870 → MADASKRIDLAAPLLSVRRHAGRRPGERDDDATLGGVPFGWERWPGCPKSVRTIIRRAPPLLPEPEEAARSSDALSRADSCYTVNCSVAGLSDAAGATVTVSPAARGASIMMDRFLLAAKEQCAFRKEKAGAANTRARDGDGDGDSLPRRAPVEHPPVNHAQAQPTNTSEQGGGEDEGDAHSTAGFASRRKCGLLPTRCAQILNPAHAVSRHGRGARRFLSDLGRSCQRETNPLLPQRRPEHDAGMVRSLSVSQRTWEEVHVGSLARLVRSDRACSLRQVATVASELDMTVRGLYNGQPGGVVHPKATHLGLLLVLDRTDGSAASSPLPPLKRGRLPSGGKTSIGHCLPPLLEEKIGENREATTVRARAQPPALLALPSPKMPTESWLSRTLPSVSNKPPTTSFLGIHVQQLRTKQQAPSPCWSSHQAKVVDHGARPRRVRIHDLQK, encoded by the coding sequence ATGGCCGACGCGAGCAAGCGCATCGACCTCGCCGCGCCGCTGCTATCCGTGCGGCGCCACGCCGGGAGGCGGCCTGGCGAACGCGACGACGATGCCACGCTCGGAGGCGTGCCGTTCGGGTGGGAGCGGTGGCCGGGCTGCCCCAAGAGCGTCCGCACGATCATccggcgcgcgccgccgctcCTTCCCGAGCCGGAGGAGGCCGCGCGGTCCTCGGACGCGCTCTCCCGGGCCGACAGCTGCTACACCGTGAACTGCAGCGTCGCCGGCCTCAGCGACGCCGCCGGCGCGACGGTCACGGTTTCCCCAGCCGCCCGCGGCGCCAGCATCATGATGGACCGCTTCTTGCTGGCAGCCAAGGAACAGTGCGCCTTCCGTAAGGAAAAGGCCGGCGCAGCGAACACGCGCGcccgcgacggcgacggcgacggcgacagcTTGCCAAGGCGGGCCCCCGTCGAACACCCGCCGGTCAACCACGCGCAGGCGCAGCCTACTAACACGAGCGAACAAGGTGGTGGCGAGGACGAGGGGGACGCGCACAGCACGGCGGGTTTCGCGTCCAGGAGGAAATGCGGGCTGCTCCCGACGCGGTGCGCCCAGATCCTCAACCCGGCGCATGCCGTCAGCAGGCACGGCCGAGGCGCGCGGCGCTTCCTGTCTGATCTCGGCAGATCATGCCAGCGCGAGACGAACCCACTCCTGCCGCAGCGCCGCCCTGAACACGATGCCGGCATGGTAAGAAGTCTTTCCGTGTCGCAGCGTACCTGGGAGGAGGTGCACGTAGGCTCACTAGCGCGCCTAGTGCGATCGGATCGTGCGTGCAGCCTCAGACAGGTCGCCACCGTGGCATCGGAGCTGGACATGACAGTGCGCGGACTTTACAACGGCCAACCAGGAGGCGTCGTCCATCCCAAGGCCACCCATCTCGGTCTGCTCCTGGTCCTCGACAGAACCGACGGCAGTGCCGCGTCGTCGCcactgccgcctctgaaacgcggACGGCTACCCAGCGGCGGGAAGACATCCATCGGCCACTGCTTACCGCCGCTTTTGGAGGAGAAGATCGGGGAGAACCGTGAAGCCACCACCGTGCGGGCTCGGGCGCAGCCGCCGGCGCTGCTCGCATTGCCGTCGCCGAAGATGCCGACAGAGTCCTGGCTCTCGCGGACATTGCCGTCCGTGTCGAACAAGCCTCCGACAACGTCGTTCCTCGGGATCCATGTGCAGCAGCTCAGGACGAAGCAGCAGGCTCCGTCTCCCTGCTGGTCCAGTCACCAGGCCAAGGTCGTCGATCATGGCGCCAGGCCACGGCGGGTACGGATACATGATCTGCAAAAGTGA